A genomic segment from Mus musculus strain C57BL/6J chromosome 13, GRCm38.p6 C57BL/6J encodes:
- the Zfp935 gene encoding KRAB zinc finger protein isoform X1, with protein sequence MVETYRNLNAIGFNWEAHNIEEYCQSSRRHRRCERSQSAEKPSEYTQCGKAFALHAHSHAQRHERIHTEKITSEVIHCVEDFLPYTSLQVHKRTQTGQKPYECNQCGKGFRMPSCLKRHERIHTGEKPYECNQCGKGFITPSHLKRHERIHTGEKPYKCNQCDKAFSQYVHLQIHRSTHTGEKPFKCDECDKAFSKHFHLQNHKRTHTGEKPYKCNQCNKAFSQHTNLHIHRRTHTGEKPFKCNECDKVFSQFGHLQIHIKTHTGDKPYKCNQCNKAFYQKRSLQTHIRIHTGEKPYKCNQCDKAFSQYGHLYIHRRIHTG encoded by the exons ATGGTGGAGACCTACAGGAACCTCAATGCTATAG GCTTTAATTGGGAAGCCCATAATATCGAAGAATATTGTCAAAGTTCTAGAAGACACagaag GTGTGAAAGGAGTCAGAGTGCAGAGAAACCCTCTGAATAtactcaatgtggtaaagcctttgctttACATGCTCACAGTCATGCCCAAAGGCATGAAAGGATTCATACAGAAAAGATCACCTCTGAAGTTATTCACTGTGTCGAGGACTTTTTACCTTACACAAGtctccaagtacataaaagaacacaaactggacagaaaccctatgaatgtaatcagtgtggtaaaggaTTTAGAATGCCTAGTTGTCTTAAaaggcatgaaagaattcatactggagagaaaccgtatgaatgtaatcagtgtggtaaaggaTTTATAACACCCAGTCATCTTAAaaggcatgaaagaattcatactggagagaaaccctacaaatgtaatcagtgtgataaagccttttcccaaTACGTTCATCTCCAAATTCATAGAAgcacacatactggagagaaacccttcaaatgtgatgaatgtgataaagccttttcaaaACACTTTCACctccaaaatcataaaagaacacatactggagagaagccttacaaatgtaatcaatgtaacaaagccttttcacaacacaCTAATCTTCACAttcatagaagaacacatacaggagagaaacccttcaaatgtaatgaatgtgataaaGTCTTTTCCCAATTTGGTCATCTCCAAATTCATATAAAAACACATACTGGAGataaaccctacaaatgtaatcaatgtaatAAAGCCTTCTACCAGAAACGTAGTCTCCAAACACAtataagaatacatactggagaaaaaccctacaaatgtaatcaatgtgataaagccttttcccaaTACGGTCATCTCTATATTCATAGAAGAATACATACTGGATAG
- the Zfp935 gene encoding KRAB zinc finger protein isoform 1 (isoform 1 is encoded by transcript variant 1), translating into MNAVTYEDVHVNFTQEEWALLDPSQKKLYKDVMVETYRNLNAIGFNWEAHNIEEYCQSSRRHRRCERSQSAEKPSEYTQCGKAFALHAHSHAQRHERIHTEKITSEVIHCVEDFLPYTSLQVHKRTQTGQKPYECNQCGKGFRMPSCLKRHERIHTGEKPYECNQCGKGFITPSHLKRHERIHTGEKPYKCNQCDKAFSQYVHLQIHRSTHTGEKPFKCDECDKAFSKHFHLQNHKRTHTGEKPYKCNQCNKAFSQHTNLHIHRRTHTGEKPFKCNECDKVFSQFGHLQIHIKTHTGDKPYKCNQCNKAFYQKRSLQTHIRIHTGEKPYKCNQCDKAFSQYGHLYIHRRIHTG; encoded by the exons ATG AATGCAGTGACTTATGAGgacgtgcatgtgaacttcactcaagaggagtgggctctgctggatccttcccagaagaaGCTCTACAAAGATGTCATGGTGGAGACCTACAGGAACCTCAATGCTATAG GCTTTAATTGGGAAGCCCATAATATCGAAGAATATTGTCAAAGTTCTAGAAGACACagaag GTGTGAAAGGAGTCAGAGTGCAGAGAAACCCTCTGAATAtactcaatgtggtaaagcctttgctttACATGCTCACAGTCATGCCCAAAGGCATGAAAGGATTCATACAGAAAAGATCACCTCTGAAGTTATTCACTGTGTCGAGGACTTTTTACCTTACACAAGtctccaagtacataaaagaacacaaactggacagaaaccctatgaatgtaatcagtgtggtaaaggaTTTAGAATGCCTAGTTGTCTTAAaaggcatgaaagaattcatactggagagaaaccgtatgaatgtaatcagtgtggtaaaggaTTTATAACACCCAGTCATCTTAAaaggcatgaaagaattcatactggagagaaaccctacaaatgtaatcagtgtgataaagccttttcccaaTACGTTCATCTCCAAATTCATAGAAgcacacatactggagagaaacccttcaaatgtgatgaatgtgataaagccttttcaaaACACTTTCACctccaaaatcataaaagaacacatactggagagaagccttacaaatgtaatcaatgtaacaaagccttttcacaacacaCTAATCTTCACAttcatagaagaacacatacaggagagaaacccttcaaatgtaatgaatgtgataaaGTCTTTTCCCAATTTGGTCATCTCCAAATTCATATAAAAACACATACTGGAGataaaccctacaaatgtaatcaatgtaatAAAGCCTTCTACCAGAAACGTAGTCTCCAAACACAtataagaatacatactggagaaaaaccctacaaatgtaatcaatgtgataaagccttttcccaaTACGGTCATCTCTATATTCATAGAAGAATACATACTGGATAG
- the Zfp935 gene encoding KRAB zinc finger protein isoform 2 (isoform 2 is encoded by transcript variant 2) yields MNAVTYEDVHVNFTQEEWALLDPSQKKLYKDVMVETYRNLNAIGVKGVRVQRNPLNILNVVKPLLYMLTVMPKGMKGFIQKRSPLKLFTVSRTFYLTQVSKYIKEHKLDRNPMNVISVVKDLECLVVLKGMKEFILERNRMNVISVVKDL; encoded by the exons ATG AATGCAGTGACTTATGAGgacgtgcatgtgaacttcactcaagaggagtgggctctgctggatccttcccagaagaaGCTCTACAAAGATGTCATGGTGGAGACCTACAGGAACCTCAATGCTATAG GTGTGAAAGGAGTCAGAGTGCAGAGAAACCCTCTGAATAtactcaatgtggtaaagcctttgctttACATGCTCACAGTCATGCCCAAAGGCATGAAAGGATTCATACAGAAAAGATCACCTCTGAAGTTATTCACTGTGTCGAGGACTTTTTACCTTACACAAGtctccaagtacataaaagaacacaaactggacagaaaccctatgaatgtaatcagtgtggtaaaggaTTTAGAATGCCTAGTTGTCTTAAaaggcatgaaagaattcatactggagagaaaccgtatgaatgtaatcagtgtggtaaaggaTTTATAA